In Dendropsophus ebraccatus isolate aDenEbr1 chromosome 14, aDenEbr1.pat, whole genome shotgun sequence, the following proteins share a genomic window:
- the LOC138773090 gene encoding E3 ubiquitin/ISG15 ligase TRIM25-like — protein sequence MAFAELREELNCSICLNIFTDPVTLSCGHNFCWDCIDRVLHTQGGSGVYSCPDCRAEFPERPALYKTIALRNIAKCLKSKPEEQETGGIFCTYCDSSVPAVKTCLQCEASLCDKHLKKHSKSDDHILMEPTTSLENRKCSTHKKILEYYCIDDSTCVCVTCCLAGKHKGHQVEPMDEEYERKRAKLRNILEKLDSQREETKKRVQRLEGQKQKVKKKAALESERVSSMFRDVQRLLVELEKKVLDEISRQMDQVVASVSDLIQRFESQKDELSREISRIEELCLLTDPFTLLQEQESYNYNCSGGAEDQKDSVSSEYVGDLDKNLTSLTLHTGLADIIAHFKGGLHVVEVSDLLLDVNTAANYIHISSDLKTASYSNNESHPESPERFEDCQVLSTRSFSSGHHYWEVEVSKSGYWMIGVCYPTISRKGDQSYMGSNEKSWCLARLKSKKHHYSVIHHGKGINIPFKASSQRLVIYLDYEAGQLSFYELCQPVRHLHTFNTAFTEPLHAAFYIWDEWVAVRS from the coding sequence ATGGCGTTTGCTGAACTTAGGGAAGAACTGAACTGCTCCATTTGCCTGAACATATTTACAGATCCAGTCACCCTGAGctgtggacacaacttctgctGGGACTGTATTGATCGTGTGTTGCACACCCAGGGGGGCTCTGGAGTCTATAGCTGTCCTGACTGCAGAGCTGAGTTTCCTGAGCGTCCGGCACTGTACAAAACCATTGCTCTTCGTAACATAGCAAAGTGTCTCAAGTCTAAGCCAGAGGAGCAAGAAACTGGTGGGATCTTCTGCACTTACTGTGACTCTTCCGTACCTGCTGTTAAAACCTGTCTTCAATGTGAAGCTTCCTTGTGTGACAAGCACCTAAAAAAACACAGCAAGTCAGACGATCACATCTTAATGGAACCCACCACTTCTCTGGAGAATAGGAAATGTTCGACCCATAAGAAGATTCTGGAATACTACTGCATTGATGATTCCACTTGTGTCTGTGTCACCTGCTGCCTGGCCGGAAAGCACAAAGGGCACCAGGTAGAACCAATGGACGAGGAATATGAGAGAAAGAGAGCAAAACTCAGAAATATCCTGGAGAAGCTCGATTCACAGCGAGAGGAGACCAAAAAACGAGTCCAACGCCTAGAAGgacaaaaacaaaaagtaaagaaaaaagcaGCTCTAGAATCGGAGAGAGTCTCCTCCATGTTCAGAGACGTCCAGAGACTTCTTGTAGAACTAGAGAAGAAAGTTCTAGATGAGATCTCCAGACAGATGGATCAGGTGGTGGCGTCAGTTTCTGATCTAATCCAGCGTTTTGAATCGCAGAAGGACGAGTTGTCCAGAGAGATTTCCCGCATTGAGGAGCTGTGTCTCCTGACTGATCCATTTACTCTCCTACAAGAGCAGGAATCTTATAACTATAACTGTAGTGGTGGTGCTGAAGACCAAAAAGACAGTGTATCGTCCGAGTATGTTGGTGATCTGGACAAAAATCTAACCTCCTTGACATTACATACAGGGTTGGCCGATATCATAGCGCACTTTAAGGGAGGCCTCCATGTTGTGGAAGTTTCAGATTTACTTCTGGATGTCAATACCGCCGCCAATTACATTCACATCTCAAGCGACCTGAAAACGGCTTCTTATTCAAATAATGAAAGTCATCCAGAATCTCCTGAGAGGTTTGAGGACTGTCAGGTTTTAAGCACCAGAAGCTTCTCATCAGGTCACCATTATTGGGAGGTAGAAGTTAGCAAATCAGGGTACTGGATGATAGGAGTGTGTTACCCCACCATAAGCAGAAAAGGGGACCAGTCATACATGGGGAGCAACGAGAAGTCCTGGTGTTTAGCTAGGTTGAAATCAAAGAAGCATCATTATTCGGTGATACATCATGGTAAGGGAATCAATATACCCTTCAAGGCATCCAGCCAGAGATTAGTGATCTAtctggattatgaggccgggcagCTGTCATTTTATGAGCTGTGTCAGCCGGTTAGACACCTGCATACCTTCAACACTGCTTTTACCGAGCCTCTTCATGCTGCCTTCTACATATGGGATGAATGGGTGGCAGTCAGAAGCTAG